The Streptomyces sp. Alt3 genome has a segment encoding these proteins:
- a CDS encoding DUF4442 domain-containing protein, producing MTVGEILSASVPMVRTLGIEYLETTAERAVLSLPDRAEYHNHLAGPHAGAMFTLAESASGAIVVAAFGDQMGRAVPLPVTTEMAFKKVAMGDLTATAVLGRPAAEVVAELDEGKRPEFPVRVEIRRADGAVTSEMSVVWTLRPNR from the coding sequence ATGACGGTCGGCGAGATCCTGTCCGCAAGCGTCCCGATGGTCCGGACCCTTGGCATCGAATACCTCGAGACGACCGCGGAGCGTGCTGTCCTCTCGCTCCCCGACCGTGCCGAGTACCACAACCACCTCGCCGGACCGCACGCCGGAGCGATGTTCACGCTCGCCGAGTCGGCGAGCGGCGCGATCGTCGTCGCGGCGTTCGGTGACCAGATGGGCCGGGCGGTTCCGCTGCCCGTCACGACCGAGATGGCCTTCAAGAAGGTGGCCATGGGCGATCTCACCGCCACCGCGGTCCTGGGGCGCCCGGCGGCCGAGGTCGTCGCGGAGCTGGACGAGGGGAAGCGCCCGGAGTTTCCCGTGCGCGTCGAGATCCGTCGCGCCGACGGCGCCGTCACCAGCGAGATGAGTGTGGTCTGGACCCTGCGCCCGAACCGCTGA
- a CDS encoding DedA family protein has translation MHVQEWLETVPAVSIYLLVGVVIGLESLGIPLPGEIILVSSALLASQHGDIDPVVLGACATAGAIIGDSIGYAIGRRGGRPLLAWLGGRFPKHFGAPQIALAERSFEKWGMWAVFFGRFVALLRIFAGPLAGVLRMPYWKFLIANVLGGILWAGGTTAVIYSVGVVAEAWLKRFSWLGLVAAVLIGVISMLVLKNRAKKAAEQAGGPVPAPEPDAVPAAD, from the coding sequence ATGCACGTCCAGGAGTGGCTCGAGACCGTACCCGCGGTCAGCATTTACCTCCTGGTGGGGGTGGTCATCGGACTCGAGAGCCTGGGCATCCCGCTGCCCGGCGAGATCATCCTCGTGAGTTCGGCGCTCCTGGCCTCCCAGCACGGCGACATCGACCCCGTGGTGCTCGGCGCCTGCGCGACGGCCGGAGCGATCATCGGTGACTCGATCGGTTACGCCATCGGCCGCAGGGGAGGGCGCCCGCTGCTCGCCTGGCTCGGCGGCAGATTCCCCAAGCACTTCGGGGCGCCCCAGATCGCCCTGGCGGAGCGGTCGTTCGAGAAGTGGGGCATGTGGGCCGTCTTCTTCGGCCGCTTCGTCGCACTGCTCCGGATCTTCGCAGGGCCGCTGGCCGGCGTGCTGCGCATGCCGTACTGGAAGTTCCTGATCGCCAACGTGCTCGGCGGCATCCTCTGGGCCGGCGGCACCACCGCCGTCATCTACTCGGTGGGCGTCGTCGCCGAGGCGTGGCTCAAGCGCTTCTCGTGGCTGGGACTCGTGGCCGCCGTACTGATCGGTGTGATCTCGATGCTCGTGCTGAAGAACCGCGCCAAGAAGGCCGCGGAACAGGCCGGCGGCCCGGTGCCGGCGCCCGAGCCGGACGCGGTCCCCGCAGCCGACTGA
- a CDS encoding gamma carbonic anhydrase family protein: protein MAEQALVTGIGGKEPDVDPDAFLAPTSVVIGEVSLAAGSSVWYQAVLRADCGPISLGPDSNIQDNCSVHTDPGFPLTVGARVSVGHNAVLHGCVIEDDVLVGMGATVLNGAHIGAGSLIAAQALVPQGMRVPPGSLVAGVPAKVKRELTAEEREGIAFNAAGYVELAKAHRSAHQEG from the coding sequence ATGGCAGAGCAGGCGTTGGTCACCGGTATCGGCGGCAAGGAGCCGGACGTCGATCCGGACGCGTTCCTGGCGCCGACGTCGGTCGTCATCGGTGAGGTGTCGCTCGCCGCGGGCTCGAGCGTCTGGTACCAGGCCGTGCTGCGTGCCGACTGCGGCCCGATCTCCCTGGGCCCTGACAGCAACATCCAGGACAACTGCAGCGTGCACACCGACCCCGGCTTCCCGCTGACGGTCGGCGCCAGGGTCTCGGTCGGCCACAACGCCGTCCTGCACGGCTGCGTCATCGAGGACGACGTACTGGTCGGCATGGGCGCGACCGTGCTCAACGGCGCGCACATCGGTGCGGGTTCGCTGATCGCGGCGCAGGCCCTGGTGCCGCAGGGGATGCGGGTGCCGCCGGGCTCCCTCGTGGCCGGTGTGCCCGCCAAGGTCAAGCGGGAGCTGACGGCGGAGGAGCGTGAGGGCATCGCTTTCAACGCGGCGGGATACGTGGAGCTGGCGAAGGCCCATCGCTCGGCGCACCAGGAGGGCTGA
- a CDS encoding acyltransferase, translating into MPKNRNLFSSLALRRREVTSRAVHRVWAWVQETGAVTAPHPGRLRFGRIGTGTRLAFPQGTVFGERWIELGDHCIIGEQVTLTAGLMPDLDLGAETVLTLGDGVVLGRGSHVIADTSVSIGSDTYCGPYVYITSTNHSYDDPDEPVGRQWPRMEPVVIGPGCWIGTGAVILPGARLGRNVVVAAGAVVRGEVADHAVVAGAPARVVRSWDPEKGWQPPLRTPAPVPIPDGVTSEQLAAVALLLEDPAGS; encoded by the coding sequence GTGCCGAAGAACCGGAACTTGTTCTCCTCCCTGGCCCTCCGGCGGCGTGAGGTCACCTCCCGAGCCGTCCACCGCGTCTGGGCGTGGGTGCAGGAGACCGGAGCGGTCACCGCGCCGCACCCCGGCCGGCTCCGCTTCGGCCGCATCGGCACGGGAACCCGGCTCGCCTTCCCGCAGGGAACGGTCTTCGGCGAGCGGTGGATCGAGCTGGGCGACCACTGCATCATCGGCGAACAGGTCACACTCACGGCCGGCCTGATGCCCGACCTGGATCTGGGGGCCGAGACCGTCCTGACCCTGGGCGACGGCGTGGTGCTCGGCCGCGGCAGCCACGTCATCGCGGACACCTCGGTGTCGATCGGCTCGGACACCTACTGCGGCCCGTACGTCTACATCACCTCCACCAACCACAGCTACGACGATCCCGACGAGCCCGTGGGCAGGCAGTGGCCGCGCATGGAACCGGTCGTGATCGGGCCCGGGTGCTGGATCGGCACCGGAGCGGTGATCCTTCCGGGGGCGAGGCTCGGCCGTAACGTCGTGGTCGCGGCGGGAGCCGTCGTACGCGGAGAGGTCGCCGACCACGCGGTGGTGGCGGGAGCGCCCGCCAGGGTGGTGCGGAGCTGGGACCCCGAGAAGGGCTGGCAGCCGCCGCTGCGCACCCCCGCGCCCGTGCCGATCCCCGACGGCGTCACGTCCGAGCAACTGGCCGCCGTGGCGCTGCTGCTGGAGGACCCGGCGGGGAGCTGA
- a CDS encoding epimerase → MKTVIFGGSGLIGDGFLQECLHADDVTQVLAVGRTPLELTHPKLRQVVHTDFLDFSSVEDDLADADACFWGLGVSSTGMEPEAYERITYGYTTAAARALHEVNPDLTFVYVSGGGTDSTGSGRLRWARVKGRTENAIVSTFPNGYALRPGFVLPAHKARSKTTAYRWAGAAATPLVPLLRLLRLGPALVTDTAQLGRAALNLTRGGHVRHVLENREINSVAAL, encoded by the coding sequence GTGAAAACAGTCATCTTCGGCGGCAGCGGCCTCATCGGCGACGGCTTCCTCCAGGAGTGCCTGCACGCCGACGATGTCACCCAGGTCCTCGCCGTCGGACGGACACCGCTGGAGCTGACGCACCCGAAGCTGCGGCAGGTCGTACACACCGATTTCCTCGACTTCAGCTCGGTCGAGGACGACCTCGCCGACGCCGACGCCTGCTTCTGGGGCCTCGGCGTCAGCTCCACCGGCATGGAACCCGAGGCCTACGAACGCATCACCTACGGATACACCACCGCCGCCGCGCGCGCCCTCCACGAAGTCAATCCGGATCTGACCTTCGTCTACGTCTCCGGTGGCGGCACGGACAGCACCGGAAGCGGACGGCTTCGCTGGGCCCGCGTCAAAGGGCGCACCGAGAACGCGATCGTCTCCACCTTCCCCAACGGATACGCCCTGCGCCCCGGCTTCGTCCTGCCTGCCCACAAGGCCCGCTCCAAGACCACCGCCTATCGGTGGGCCGGCGCCGCGGCCACCCCGCTCGTACCGCTCCTGCGGCTCCTTCGTCTGGGACCGGCCCTGGTGACCGACACCGCCCAGCTCGGCCGAGCGGCACTGAACCTCACCCGCGGGGGACACGTCCGCCACGTCCTGGAGAACAGGGAAATCAACAGCGTGGCAGCCCTCTGA
- a CDS encoding SDR family oxidoreductase yields MYQVPDQHGKLAVVTGANSGTGKEAAKRLAEAGAQVILAVRTPAKGEQARAEILAAHPGALIDVRPLDLADRSSVRSFTDGLIPDGRPLDLLLNNAGVMNVPRRTETPDGFELQLGSNYLGPFALTVRLLPLLLSAPAPRVATMSSGTANRARIDFDDLQSTRDYSPTRAYAQSKLADMLMMLHLADLAVQHHWPLLSAGAHPGYTRTNLMTSGPTLNGGRPGLLESLLYRIVPSQGPEQGAEPLLYAATSPDATNGGYYGPRWSVVGPTKAVSLPRSAQDGAVAARLWSEAQKLTGVSVADGL; encoded by the coding sequence ATGTACCAGGTCCCTGACCAGCACGGAAAACTCGCCGTGGTGACCGGCGCGAACAGCGGAACCGGGAAGGAGGCCGCCAAACGGCTGGCCGAAGCCGGTGCCCAGGTGATTCTCGCCGTGCGCACACCGGCCAAGGGCGAACAGGCCCGGGCGGAAATCCTCGCCGCGCACCCCGGCGCCCTGATCGACGTCCGCCCCCTGGACCTGGCCGACCGGAGTTCCGTCCGAAGCTTCACCGACGGCCTGATCCCCGACGGCAGGCCGCTGGACCTGCTGCTGAACAACGCCGGAGTCATGAACGTGCCCCGTCGCACGGAGACACCGGACGGCTTCGAGCTCCAGCTGGGCAGCAACTACCTCGGCCCGTTCGCTCTCACCGTCCGGCTGCTGCCCCTGCTGCTCAGCGCCCCCGCCCCCCGCGTGGCCACGATGAGCAGCGGCACCGCCAACCGGGCCCGCATCGACTTCGACGACCTGCAGTCCACCCGCGACTACAGCCCCACCCGGGCCTACGCACAGTCGAAGCTCGCCGACATGCTGATGATGCTCCACCTCGCCGACCTCGCCGTCCAGCACCACTGGCCCCTGCTGTCGGCCGGCGCGCACCCCGGCTACACCCGCACCAACCTGATGACCTCAGGCCCGACCCTCAACGGTGGTCGGCCCGGGCTGCTCGAATCGCTGCTGTACAGGATCGTGCCCTCCCAGGGGCCGGAGCAAGGCGCGGAACCCCTGCTGTACGCGGCCACGAGCCCTGACGCCACGAACGGCGGTTACTACGGCCCGCGCTGGTCCGTGGTCGGCCCCACCAAGGCCGTTTCCCTGCCGCGCAGCGCCCAGGACGGAGCTGTCGCTGCACGTCTGTGGTCCGAGGCCCAGAAACTCACCGGCGTCTCGGTGGCCGACGGTCTCTGA
- a CDS encoding TetR/AcrR family transcriptional regulator has product MGVVTFRRARTDEQRSQRRRQILDTAAAMLTEMPVAKLSLNELSRRVGLAKANVLRYFESREAVLLDLLDTEVQDWITELQQLPTAGDGTARERGDQLADILATSMARRPVLCDLLGAQGAVLERNISTEVGIRHKHAARQSLRTLVEFVLRHLPELGNDGAAALVESTLLMSMSAWQCSRPSTAMLAVYASDPELAAMRIDFTELVRRTTAVTAAGLLARRGHGENAVRPA; this is encoded by the coding sequence ATGGGGGTCGTGACATTTCGACGCGCCCGCACCGATGAACAGCGCAGTCAGCGGCGACGCCAGATTCTGGACACCGCGGCCGCGATGCTGACCGAGATGCCTGTGGCGAAGCTGAGCCTGAACGAACTGAGCCGCCGGGTGGGTCTGGCCAAGGCCAACGTGCTGCGCTACTTCGAGTCGCGGGAGGCGGTGCTGCTCGATCTGCTCGACACCGAGGTCCAGGACTGGATCACCGAGCTCCAGCAGCTGCCGACGGCCGGCGACGGCACCGCACGCGAACGCGGGGACCAGCTGGCCGACATCCTGGCCACATCCATGGCGCGAAGGCCGGTGCTGTGTGACCTGCTCGGCGCGCAGGGCGCTGTCCTGGAGCGCAACATCTCCACCGAGGTCGGCATCCGGCACAAGCACGCGGCCCGGCAATCCCTGCGGACCCTGGTCGAGTTCGTGCTGCGCCACCTTCCCGAACTCGGCAACGACGGCGCCGCCGCTCTGGTGGAGTCGACCCTGCTGATGTCCATGTCGGCCTGGCAGTGCAGCCGCCCCTCGACGGCAATGCTGGCGGTCTACGCCTCCGACCCGGAACTGGCGGCCATGCGCATCGACTTCACCGAGCTCGTGCGCCGTACGACAGCGGTGACCGCCGCCGGCCTGCTGGCCCGGCGGGGGCATGGGGAGAACGCCGTTCGGCCTGCCTGA
- a CDS encoding TetR/AcrR family transcriptional regulator, with the protein MSPRPATRPGGRSARVQESVHAAVRELVGETGRAALTVPMVAARAGVTPSTVYRRWGDLQELLSDVAVERLRPETDPVDLGSLRADLDAWAEQFLDEMASPPGRAYIRDALLGDPDGTNAGRCSAYAAEQIDVVLNRATRRGEEAPDTERVMDRVVAPMMYRILFRPDRLDATYARELVRNALDGP; encoded by the coding sequence ATGAGCCCCAGGCCCGCGACCCGCCCCGGTGGGCGCAGCGCCCGTGTGCAGGAGTCCGTCCATGCCGCGGTCCGCGAGCTGGTCGGTGAGACGGGCCGCGCGGCGCTGACCGTCCCCATGGTGGCGGCCCGCGCCGGCGTGACTCCTTCCACCGTCTACCGGCGCTGGGGCGACCTGCAGGAACTTCTGTCCGACGTCGCGGTCGAACGGCTGCGCCCGGAGACCGACCCCGTCGATCTCGGCAGTCTGCGGGCCGACCTCGACGCCTGGGCGGAGCAGTTCCTCGACGAGATGGCCTCCCCGCCCGGGCGCGCGTACATCAGGGACGCGCTTCTCGGTGATCCGGACGGCACCAATGCCGGAAGGTGCTCCGCCTACGCCGCGGAGCAGATCGACGTCGTCCTGAACCGTGCGACGCGGCGCGGAGAGGAAGCGCCCGACACGGAACGGGTCATGGACCGGGTCGTGGCGCCGATGATGTACCGCATCCTCTTCCGCCCCGACCGCCTGGACGCCACGTACGCGCGCGAACTCGTGAGGAACGCCCTCGACGGGCCCTGA
- a CDS encoding amidase: protein MQPFELSLTDAARAVHARELSPVELTESVLARIAAVDGGLNAYVTVAAETALAAAVRAEREISGSGPRGPLHGIPMGLKDLIDAAGLPTTASSDVRAGHVADHDSQVAALLKDAGAVLLGKTHTHEFAYGLTTPQTSNAWDRNRVAGGSSGGSAVAVAAGEATFAMGTDTGGSIRVPAALNGVVGLKPTYGLVSRSGVTPLSWSLDHVGPITRSAQDAALVLAATAGYDPRDPASVPGPPADLTGSGDLKGLRIGVPRNHYFDRVSPEVEEAVRRAIGRLAELGAELVDVEIPMARYIQAVQWGLMVPEATAYHERSLRAAPELYTSDVRILLEAGALTSAGDYLRAQRARTMMRDDWARMFGGIDVLAAPTVPMTAAKSGQDTVEWDDGTVEAVSDSYVRLSAPADITGVPALTLPVGHDHAGLPIGMQLMAGPFQDATVLRVGRVYEEAADGVGRIAPVAA from the coding sequence ATGCAACCCTTTGAGCTGTCCCTCACCGACGCGGCCCGTGCGGTGCACGCACGGGAACTGTCCCCGGTCGAGCTCACCGAGTCCGTGCTGGCCCGCATCGCCGCCGTCGACGGAGGGCTCAACGCCTACGTCACCGTCGCGGCGGAGACCGCTCTGGCCGCAGCGGTTCGCGCCGAGCGGGAGATCTCCGGATCCGGACCACGCGGCCCGCTGCACGGGATCCCCATGGGCCTCAAGGACCTCATCGACGCCGCGGGCCTGCCCACCACGGCGAGCTCGGACGTCCGGGCAGGGCACGTCGCGGACCACGACAGCCAGGTGGCCGCACTCCTGAAGGACGCCGGGGCCGTTCTCCTGGGCAAGACACACACCCATGAATTCGCCTACGGCCTGACCACCCCGCAGACGAGCAACGCATGGGACCGGAACCGGGTCGCCGGAGGGTCGAGTGGCGGCTCGGCGGTGGCTGTCGCCGCGGGCGAGGCGACGTTCGCCATGGGAACCGACACGGGAGGTTCCATCAGGGTCCCCGCCGCTCTCAACGGCGTGGTGGGTCTCAAGCCGACCTACGGTCTCGTCTCCCGTTCCGGTGTGACCCCGCTGTCCTGGTCCCTGGACCATGTGGGCCCCATCACCCGCAGCGCACAGGACGCGGCTCTCGTACTGGCCGCGACCGCCGGGTACGACCCGCGTGACCCGGCGAGTGTGCCCGGCCCTCCGGCCGACCTCACCGGCAGCGGTGATCTGAAGGGGCTCAGGATCGGCGTTCCGCGCAATCACTACTTCGACAGGGTCTCGCCCGAAGTGGAGGAGGCCGTACGCCGGGCGATCGGACGGCTGGCGGAGCTCGGCGCGGAGCTCGTCGACGTGGAGATCCCGATGGCGCGCTACATCCAGGCCGTCCAGTGGGGGCTGATGGTTCCGGAGGCCACGGCCTACCACGAGCGGTCCTTGCGGGCCGCCCCCGAGCTGTACACCTCGGACGTACGCATCCTGCTCGAGGCCGGCGCACTCACATCCGCCGGCGACTACCTCCGTGCCCAGCGGGCCCGCACCATGATGCGCGACGACTGGGCCCGCATGTTCGGCGGTATCGACGTCCTTGCCGCCCCGACCGTGCCGATGACGGCCGCGAAGTCCGGCCAGGACACGGTCGAATGGGACGACGGGACCGTGGAAGCCGTCTCCGACAGCTACGTCCGCCTCTCCGCCCCGGCCGACATCACCGGTGTTCCGGCTCTCACCCTGCCGGTCGGGCACGATCACGCAGGGCTTCCCATCGGCATGCAGCTGATGGCAGGCCCCTTCCAGGACGCGACGGTGCTCCGCGTCGGGCGGGTGTACGAGGAGGCTGCCGACGGCGTGGGGCGGATCGCCCCGGTGGCAGCCTGA
- a CDS encoding MBL fold metallo-hydrolase, giving the protein MGHHTVRRIDETALPAATGPWLLPGATADVVDRTAWLRPDFADEEGVLRLASHSFAVEADGLRVLVDTGIGNGKQRANPAWHDLDSDYEARLTAAGFAPEAVDLVILTHLHTDHVGWNTRSAGGSWVPTFPNARYVTSRTEWNYWAGVEMDEARRQMFRDSVHPVRDAGLFDLVDVADVGADIAPGLRLLPVPGHTPGQVAVELSSEGETALITGDSIHHPVQMGHPELGSCVDIAPELAARTRHRILDSLAGTSTLLFGSHFPPPTAGHVRHEGGAYRLAPAAPGGGVVRG; this is encoded by the coding sequence GTGGGTCATCACACAGTGCGGCGTATCGATGAGACAGCCCTCCCCGCCGCGACCGGCCCATGGCTGCTGCCCGGGGCGACCGCGGACGTCGTCGACCGGACCGCGTGGTTGCGTCCCGACTTCGCCGACGAAGAGGGTGTCCTGCGGCTGGCGAGCCACAGCTTCGCGGTCGAGGCGGACGGGCTGCGGGTGCTGGTCGACACCGGAATCGGAAACGGGAAGCAGCGCGCCAACCCTGCCTGGCACGACCTGGACAGCGACTACGAGGCGCGGCTGACGGCGGCGGGCTTCGCGCCGGAGGCCGTGGACCTCGTCATCCTGACCCACCTCCACACCGATCACGTGGGCTGGAATACGCGCTCGGCAGGTGGAAGTTGGGTTCCCACCTTCCCCAATGCGCGTTACGTCACGTCTCGGACCGAATGGAACTACTGGGCCGGTGTCGAGATGGATGAGGCACGGCGGCAGATGTTCCGGGACTCGGTGCACCCCGTCCGGGATGCGGGCCTCTTCGACCTCGTGGACGTCGCTGACGTGGGCGCGGACATCGCACCGGGCCTGCGCCTGCTGCCGGTCCCCGGCCACACTCCGGGCCAGGTGGCGGTGGAGCTGAGCAGCGAGGGGGAGACGGCGCTCATCACCGGCGACAGCATCCACCACCCGGTCCAGATGGGACATCCGGAACTCGGCAGCTGCGTGGACATCGCACCCGAACTCGCCGCCAGGACCCGACACCGGATACTCGACTCGTTGGCCGGCACCTCGACCCTGCTGTTCGGAAGCCACTTCCCGCCGCCGACCGCCGGTCACGTGCGACACGAGGGCGGCGCGTACCGGCTGGCGCCGGCCGCGCCCGGGGGTGGTGTGGTCCGCGGCTGA
- a CDS encoding helix-turn-helix domain-containing protein produces the protein MTDLDQLTQSLARNLKRWRGERGFTLDALAARAGVSRGMIIQIEQARTNPSVGTTVKLADALGVSITTLLDYEQGSQVRLVPASQAVRLWSTEAGSSNTLLVGTEARGPIELWSWHLMPGDSSASDPHPEGTVELLHVTSGELTLVVDGEAHVVPAGTSATFEAHVPHIYRNDGSEPADLTMAVSIPPVRGEGR, from the coding sequence GTGACTGACCTCGACCAGCTCACCCAGTCGCTCGCGCGGAATCTCAAGCGCTGGCGAGGTGAGCGCGGGTTCACCCTGGACGCTCTCGCGGCCCGAGCGGGGGTCAGCCGGGGCATGATCATCCAGATCGAGCAGGCGCGCACGAACCCGAGTGTCGGCACCACCGTCAAGCTCGCGGACGCGCTGGGTGTCAGCATCACGACACTGCTCGACTACGAACAGGGGTCCCAGGTCCGGCTCGTGCCCGCGAGCCAGGCGGTGCGCCTGTGGTCCACGGAGGCCGGCAGTTCGAACACGCTGCTGGTCGGCACCGAGGCCCGCGGCCCCATCGAGCTCTGGTCCTGGCACCTGATGCCCGGCGACAGCAGCGCCTCCGACCCGCACCCCGAGGGAACGGTGGAACTCCTGCACGTCACCTCGGGTGAGCTGACGCTGGTCGTCGACGGTGAGGCCCACGTGGTGCCCGCCGGTACCTCCGCGACGTTCGAGGCCCATGTGCCGCACATCTACCGGAACGACGGCTCCGAGCCCGCCGACCTGACGATGGCCGTGTCGATCCCGCCGGTCCGTGGGGAGGGCAGGTGA
- a CDS encoding YbaK/EbsC family protein, with product MRAPLGDFSDASPAADRLDLLTPPVAEAVAAGWGGTPAESVVFVDTDPAIADTAAFVEHHGPALLDASANCVVVVGKRGADTTLAACVVLSRTRVDVNGVVRKHLGTRKASFAPIDVAVGETGMEYGGITPIGLPAAWPLLVDPAVADTEWVLIGSGRRRGKLIVPGKALAALPGAVLLDGLGV from the coding sequence ATGCGCGCACCTCTGGGCGACTTCAGTGACGCCTCTCCCGCAGCCGACCGGCTGGACCTGCTCACTCCGCCCGTGGCCGAGGCCGTCGCGGCCGGCTGGGGCGGTACTCCCGCCGAGTCCGTCGTCTTCGTCGACACCGACCCCGCGATCGCCGACACGGCCGCCTTCGTCGAGCACCACGGCCCCGCACTGCTCGACGCGTCCGCCAACTGCGTGGTGGTGGTGGGCAAGCGGGGCGCCGACACCACGCTGGCCGCGTGTGTGGTGCTCTCCCGCACCCGCGTCGACGTGAACGGGGTCGTGCGCAAGCACCTCGGGACCCGTAAGGCGTCCTTCGCCCCGATTGACGTGGCGGTCGGTGAGACCGGCATGGAGTACGGCGGCATCACGCCCATCGGCCTGCCTGCGGCCTGGCCGCTCCTCGTCGACCCGGCGGTGGCGGACACGGAGTGGGTCCTGATCGGCAGCGGCCGCCGCCGCGGCAAGCTCATCGTCCCCGGCAAGGCGCTGGCGGCACTGCCGGGAGCGGTTCTGCTCGACGGCCTCGGGGTCTGA
- a CDS encoding aminoglycoside N(3)-acetyltransferase: protein MSAVTQHLLLGGERAATQLHELGVRRGGVLLVHASMRAAGGCAGDVVHALHRTLGPTGTVVVPSFTPENSDTSRAYLDIVRGLSEEAGAAVRAAMPAFDPDVSPAPTMGALAELVRQAPDARRSGHPQTSFAGLGPAAARLLAGHRPDCHLGEDSPLARLYEADAQVLLLGTGFGRCTAFHLAEYRRPAPPRRLYRCVVASEGRRHWWEYEDIALDDSDFARLGEDFARARPEAVSTGRVGAAPSRLFPLRAAVDFAVGWITEHRAGSS, encoded by the coding sequence ATGTCCGCCGTGACACAGCATCTCCTGCTCGGCGGCGAACGTGCCGCCACCCAGCTGCACGAGCTCGGCGTGCGACGGGGTGGTGTCCTGCTGGTACACGCCTCGATGCGTGCCGCGGGCGGTTGTGCCGGGGACGTGGTGCACGCGTTGCACCGGACTCTGGGGCCGACGGGGACAGTGGTCGTCCCCTCCTTCACCCCGGAGAATTCCGACACCTCCCGCGCCTACCTGGACATTGTCCGCGGCCTGAGCGAGGAAGCCGGGGCGGCCGTGCGTGCGGCGATGCCCGCGTTCGATCCGGATGTGTCTCCCGCCCCCACCATGGGCGCTCTCGCCGAGCTGGTGCGCCAGGCGCCGGATGCGCGGCGCAGCGGCCACCCGCAGACCTCGTTCGCCGGGCTCGGCCCGGCGGCGGCGCGGCTGCTCGCAGGCCACCGCCCGGACTGCCACCTGGGCGAGGACTCCCCCCTCGCCCGGCTGTACGAGGCCGACGCACAGGTCCTGCTCCTGGGCACGGGCTTCGGCCGCTGCACCGCCTTCCACCTCGCGGAGTACCGCCGCCCGGCCCCGCCCCGCCGCCTCTACCGCTGTGTGGTGGCGTCGGAGGGGCGACGCCACTGGTGGGAGTACGAGGACATCGCTCTGGACGACAGCGACTTCGCCCGCCTCGGCGAGGACTTCGCCCGCGCCCGGCCCGAAGCGGTCAGCACCGGCCGGGTGGGGGCGGCGCCCAGTCGGTTGTTCCCTCTTCGCGCGGCCGTGGACTTCGCCGTGGGCTGGATCACGGAGCACCGGGCCGGTAGCAGCTGA
- a CDS encoding CoA-binding protein, with product MYADDDTVRRILQDTGDTWAVVGLSTNRSRAAYGVAEVLRRFGKRVVPVHPKAEPVHGEQGYASLADIPFPVDVVDVFVNSELAGAVADEAVAAGAKAVWFQLGVIDEQAYERTRAAGLAMVMDRCPAIEIPRLSPLR from the coding sequence ATGTACGCAGACGACGACACGGTTCGCAGGATCCTCCAGGACACGGGCGACACCTGGGCGGTGGTCGGCCTGTCCACCAACAGGTCACGCGCCGCGTACGGGGTGGCGGAGGTCCTCAGGCGCTTCGGTAAACGCGTGGTGCCCGTCCACCCCAAGGCGGAGCCGGTCCACGGCGAACAGGGATACGCCTCGTTGGCGGACATACCCTTCCCCGTCGACGTGGTGGACGTCTTCGTCAACAGCGAGCTGGCGGGCGCTGTCGCCGACGAGGCGGTGGCGGCCGGGGCGAAGGCCGTCTGGTTCCAGCTCGGCGTGATCGACGAGCAGGCGTACGAGCGCACCCGTGCGGCAGGCCTGGCCATGGTCATGGACCGCTGCCCGGCGATCGAGATACCCCGCCTGAGCCCCCTCCGCTGA
- a CDS encoding YigZ family protein codes for MQEEYRTVAGEGVHETEVSRSRFLCALAPAATEQEAQEFVARVRKEHPTANHNCFAYVIGADASVQKAGDDGEPGGTAGVPMLQMLMRREVRYAVAVVTRYFGGVKLGAGGLIRAYGGAVGQALDSLGTTTRRRFRLAAVTVDHQRAGKLENDLRATGVAVRGVTYAEAVTIEIGLPDAGVEGFRAWLADATAGSATLELGGEAYGDV; via the coding sequence ATGCAGGAGGAGTACCGGACAGTCGCCGGCGAGGGTGTGCACGAGACCGAGGTCAGCCGGTCGCGTTTCCTCTGCGCGCTCGCCCCCGCCGCCACCGAGCAGGAGGCGCAGGAGTTCGTCGCGCGCGTCCGCAAGGAGCACCCCACCGCCAACCACAACTGCTTCGCCTATGTCATCGGCGCCGACGCCTCGGTGCAGAAGGCCGGCGACGACGGGGAGCCCGGCGGGACGGCCGGCGTCCCCATGCTGCAGATGCTGATGCGCCGGGAGGTGCGTTACGCCGTCGCCGTCGTCACCCGTTACTTCGGCGGCGTGAAACTCGGAGCGGGCGGACTGATCCGGGCGTACGGAGGGGCGGTCGGTCAGGCGCTCGACTCGCTGGGCACGACCACCCGCCGCCGCTTCCGCCTCGCCGCCGTCACGGTGGACCACCAGCGCGCAGGCAAGCTGGAGAACGATCTGCGCGCCACCGGTGTGGCTGTCCGCGGCGTGACCTACGCGGAGGCGGTGACCATCGAGATCGGACTGCCGGACGCCGGCGTCGAGGGCTTCAGGGCCTGGCTCGCGGACGCCACCGCGGGCTCCGCGACGCTCGAACTGGGCGGCGAGGCGTACGGGGATGTCTGA